In a genomic window of Quercus lobata isolate SW786 chromosome 4, ValleyOak3.0 Primary Assembly, whole genome shotgun sequence:
- the LOC115983588 gene encoding uncharacterized protein LOC115983588, with translation MILIFVLCLYLTSSYQVDGTQITSKEEELELERQLKLINKPPAKSIQTEFGYIVDCVDINKQLAFDHPLLKDHKIQKRPRFPLRRTKSVGLSQNTLSMIGLLKDDCPLGTVPIRRTTKEDLIAIRSMSNNIYPQSTEHPGVHTAIIQMLDIPGRSYTGVQGNIAVYNPDVKLGESYAEIHVINGAEYNTNAIITGWMVSPTMYMGTSYSYFFAHWTIDGSKSTGCFNLYCPGFVQIDRRVHLGAPISNVSIPYGPHFEIPVSIFKEDDGNWWITYNGINVGYYPANIFNNFTNPQIVGWGGIAVVPDPTTGISPPMGSGVFPDGKYEHSCSIRFVQYKNNSGILDGPYGGSYEKIIDSPGCYSVADPVYRAIQGYNFDFGGPGGKCGN, from the exons ATGatcctaatttttgttttgtgtctCTATTTGACAAGCAGCTATCAGGTGGATGGAACCCAAATTACATccaaagaagaggaattggAGTTGGAAAGACAACTAAAGCTCATAAACAAACCTCCTGCTAAAAGTATTCAG ACGGAGTTTGGATATATTGTTGACTGTGTCGATATCAATAAGCAATTGGCTTTTGACCATCCTTTGTTGAAAGATCACAAGATCCAG aaAAGACCTCGTTTTCCACTAAGAAGAACAAAGAGTGTAGGTCTCTCGCAAAATACACTTTCAATGATTGGTTTACTGAAAGATGATTGTCCATTGGGAACCGTTCCTATTCGTAGGACAACGAAAGAAGACCTCATAGCAATTCGGTCAATGTCAAATAACATTTATCCTCAATCAACAGAACATCCCGGTGTTCAT ACTGCAATTATCCAAATGCTAGACATACCAGGTCGTAGTTACACTGGAGTTCAAGGAAATATCGCTGTCTATAATCCTGATGTTAAGCTGGGAGAAAGCTATGCAGAAATACATGTCATTAATGGCGCAGAATATAATACGAATGCTATCATTACGGGATGGatg GTTTCTCCAACTATGTACATGGGTACTAGTTATTCTTATTTCTTTGCACATTGGACA ATTGATGGTTCTAAATCAACGGGCTGCTTCAACCTTTATTGCCCAGGATTTGTGCAAATTGACAGAAGAGTTCATCTCGGGGCACCTATAAGCAATGTATCCATTCCTTACGGTCCTCATTTTGAGATTCCAGTCTCTATTTTTAAG GAGGATGATGGCAATTGGTGGATAACATACAACGGTATTAATGTTGGATATTATCCAgcaaatatatttaataattttactaATCCTCAAATTGTTGGCTGGGGAGGTATCGCTGTGGTTCCTGATCCTACAACTGGAATTAGCCCACCCATGGGATCTGGAGTATTTCCAGACGGCAAGTATGAGCATTCATGTTCAATTAGATTTGTTCAGTATAAAAATAATTCAGGAATTCTAGATGGACCTTATGGTGGCAGCTATGAGAAAATCATTGATAGTCCTGGCTGTTATAGTGTAGCGGATCCTGTATATCGTGCGATCCAGGGATACAACTTCGATTTTGGTGGCCCAGGTGGAAAATGTGGCAACTGA
- the LOC115988107 gene encoding uncharacterized protein LOC115988107 — MIQKKREKGEIVWVRVSLSQTCWPALVLRTFHDSVLVSFFSLPQFPPPRYVFGSLLLSFPDNFRSLAPSAPHALLHRALRLYGLKTLSSLTCPCQGKTTPRRRFENNADAATAKTAPFKKAEDVLGFVFSAAVSPWVEKAEFVEAVEAMAFVQAFRGYKSAKLRGNKNKNSIAYESDILELEDEFQLLSQELEKNLEAAVTNGMSSKVPFLTESFNPLHKHQLSHTQLKQSKEQSVHEVLVNLHCLALDPFYLVGKCLNTVEHNVLRFRSLSFLNISDFCFKKCLHPKSPEAHFSDSGHTKTESGVKVDRKQSRGEIFCPSLSYMAAPVNSMGPKRKLDQPSNSYLSLKVHKTMQFSSDAETSTYLQKNKAGHKENSTLSDLSFKLCMTMPLFSLNGSDSYLRRKHSSGFQVELINSGFPYSPAKLKMQHHSSTKPQRLTYLCDSNLMDSVQNKFNISLSGGASHCGEVVEIGKVQEPAENVDILNDTRACISSVDYILAAKKCPSQSDFTADKIEMLPSDIDGAMSIRSNKEASINVAFQDSSKEKNELYKPVTSDSSFKLQRGQLEAFDTIADSLRLKFPKDFELPSKRELVEKFSPFGIVDSLRTKIFSYISAAKVVFLCPTDAVAAYQYANKERVLFGEANIRVWLDPPGQKRIETEFSAPPPLLTGKPVSLKRCQHVTSDSSFKSQRDQQLEAPTTTAASTSLHMKFPKDFKLPSKQELVKKFSRFGTVDSSRTKVFSCTGAAQVVFLHPTDAVAAYQYAKKKRVVFGEANVRFWLDPLDHKRRGTKFSAPPPLLTGKLVNLKRHQHVTSDSSYKSQRGQQLEELATTAASTSLHIKFPKDFKLPSMQEVVKKFSRFGTVDSFRTNVSSYTGAAQVVFLHPTDAVAAYKYAKKKRVMFGEANVRFWLDPLDHKRRGTKFSVSSPSLTETQMHLKSCLKKSSPLECRDKKKPHKVRFLMET, encoded by the exons ATGAtacagaagaagagagagaaaggagagatAGTATGGGTAAGAGTCTCACTCTCTCAAACATGCTGGCCGGCTCTTGTTCTCCGTACTTTCCACGATTCCGTCCTCGTTTCCTTCTTCTCCCTCCCTCAATTCCCTCCTCCCCGTTACGTCTTCGGTTCCCTCCTCCTTTCCTTCCCCGACAACTTCCGCTCCCTCGCGCCCTCCGCTCCCCACGCGCTCCTCCACCGCGCGTTGCGGCTCTACGGTCTGAAGACCCTCTCTTCGCTCACGTGCCCTTGTCAAGGCAAAACCACACCGCGACGTCGTTTCGAGAACAATGCTGATGCTGCGACTGCGAAAACGGCGCCGTTTAAGAAGGCCGAGGATGTGTTGGGGTTTGTGTTCAGCGCCGCCGTGTCGCCCTGGGTTGAGAAAGCTGAGTTCGTTGAAGCGGTTGAAGCGATGGCTTTCGTTCAGGCTTTTCGCGGGTACAAATCAGCCAAGCTTAGAG GTAACAAGAACAAGAACTCTATTGCTTATGAATCAGATATTTTAGAACTGGAAGATGAGTTTCAGCTACTCTCTCAGGAACTGGAAAAGAATTTGGAAGCTGCTGTGACAAATGGAATGAGCTCAAAAGTTCCTTTTCTGACAGAATCGTTTAATCCGCTGCATAAGCACCAACTTTCACATACTCAACTTAAGCAAAGCAAGGAGCAATCAGTTCACGAGGTGCTAGTAAACTTGCATTGTCTTGCTCTAGATCCATTTTATCTAGTTGGGAAATGCTTGAATACCGTGGAGCATAACGTTTTGAGGTTCAGAAGTTTGTCATTCCTGAACATTTCTGACTTCTGCTTTAAAAAATGCTTGCATCCTAAGAGCCCTGAAGCTCACTTTTCTGATTCTGGGCATACAAAGACTGAGTCTGGTGTGAAGGTTGACAGAAAACAAAGTCGTGGGGAAATTTTTTGCCCCTCTTTATCTTACATGGCTGCTCCTGTTAACAGTATGGGGCCAAAGAGGAAGCTTGATCAGCCATCTAATTCTTATCTTTCTTTAAAGGTACACAAAACTATGCAATTTTCCTCGGATGCTGAAACTAGCACATatctgcagaaaaataaagctGGACACAAGGAAAACTCTACGTTATCTGATCTTTCTTTCAAGTTGTGCATGACTATGCCTTTATTCTCATTAAATGGCAGTGATTCGTACCTGAGAAGAAAACATAGTAGTGGTTTCCAAGTGGAACTAATTAATTCTGGCTTCCCATATTCTCCAGCGAAATTAAAAATGCAACACCACTCTTCCACTAAGCCCCAGAGACTGACCTATTTATGCGATAGTAATTTAATGGACTCGGTTCAGAATAAGTTCAACATCTCCCTTTCAGGAGGAGCATCTCATTGTGGTGAAGTTGTTGAAATTGGCAAGGTTCAGGAGCCTGCAGAAAATGTTGATATTCTAAATGATACAAGGGCCTGTATATCTAGTGTTGATTATATTTTGGCAGCAAAAAAATGCCCATCACAATCTGATTTTACTGCTGATAAAATAGAGATGCTTCCTAGTGATATTGATGGCGCTATGTCCATTAGATCCAACAAAGAAGCCAGCATCAATGTAGCATTTCAAGACAGCTCCAAGGAGAAAAACGAACTCTATAAACCAGTTACTTCTGATTCATCATTCAAGCTGCAAAGGGGTCAGTTGGAAGCATTTGACACAATTGCTGATTCTTTGCGTTTGAAATTTCCCAAGGATTTTGAGCTGCCATCCAAGCGGGAGTTGGTGGAGAAATTTAGTCCATTTGGCATAGTAGATTCCCTTAGGACTAAAATCTTTTCTTATATAAGTGCTGCCAAGGTGGTTTTCTTATGCCCAACTGATGCAGTGGCTGCTTACCAATATGCTAACAAAGAGAGGGTTTTATTTGGTGAGGCAAATATTAGGGTTTGGCTTGATCCACCGGGACAAAAGAGAATAGAAACCGAGTTTTCAGCTCCCCCGCCTTTGTTGACAGGGAAACCGGTGAGTCTAAAAAGATGTCAACATGTTACTTCTGATTCATCATTTAAATCGCAAAGGGATCAGCAATTGGAAGCACCTACCACAACTGCTGCTTCTACATCTTTGCATATGAAGTTTCCCAAGGATTTTAAGCTGCCATCAAAGCAGGagttggtaaaaaaatttagtcgATTTGGCACAGTAGATTCCTCCAGGACAAAAGTATTTTCTTGTACAGGAGCTGCCCAGGTGGTTTTCTTACACCCAACTGATGCAGTGGCTGCTTACCAATATGCTAAGAAAAAGAGGGTTGTGTTTGGTGAAGCAAATGTCCGGTTTTGGCTCGACCCACTGGATCACAAGAGAAGAGGAACCAAATTTTCTGCTCCCCCGCCTTTGTTGACAGGGAAACTGGTGAATCTAAAAAGACATCAACATGTTACTTCTGATTCATCATATAAGTCGCAAAGGGGTCAGCAATTGGAAGAACTCGCCACAACTGCTGCTTCTACATCTTTGCATATAAAGTTTCCCAAGGATTTTAAGTTGCCATCAATGCAGGAGGTGGTAAAGAAATTTAGTCGATTTGGCACAGTAGATTCCTTCAGGACAAATGTCTCTTCATATACAGGAGCTGCCCAGGTGGTTTTCTTACACCCAACTGATGCAGTGGCTGCTTACAAATATGCTAAGAAAAAGAGGGTTATGTTTGGTGAGGCAAATGTCCGGTTTTGGCTTGACCCACTGGACCACAAGAGAAGAGGAACCAAGTTTTCAGTATCCTCACCTTCGTTGACTGAGACACAAATGCATCTGAAATCATGTCTCAAAAAATCCAGCCCCCTTGAGTGTAGAGACAAGAAAAAACCTCACAAGGTGAGATTTTTAATGGAGACATAG